One Setaria viridis chromosome 7, Setaria_viridis_v4.0, whole genome shotgun sequence genomic region harbors:
- the LOC117865550 gene encoding uncharacterized protein isoform X2 encodes MKIMGAHNRVRVITSNSSSRTSPAKNIEASQAQNRLLVCDVLEEVSDNSDGTKRASAINKAEAVEKDSALDVNKVQSTSKSSVPQPATSNASMIHPVRPVEEDSTECDSGLDNASTSSFEFHGGEKTSTQNPGVGYFSRQASSKWNDAEKWIVNRQNVNQNIPKGTSQNQTVHQMNSAAARGVIVPKISGRPVQKMKRVNPTLSAPRSILERLSFASYQPKLVRHADVCPVSSSSATPEYHKATDTGSSIEVKPCNDPKAIPTVQSVSLRDVGTEMTPIPSQEPSRTGTPLGSMTPTRSPNCSIPSTPVGGRSVASPGEENTDDGPYFNRKGVTHGNELSDTEMRLKTRQEIAALGIQLGKMNIATWASKEELELVSAAPSIADLERMKKEYAARAASYEEAENTKHTARFKKEEVKIEAWESRQRAKIESEMRKIEEHAERMRSEAMAKMAEKLEMTHRIAEVKRASANAKMNQQAAIAVQKAEKIRQTGRVPRSNILCCSGCFCEP; translated from the exons atgaagattatgggagCCCACAATCGAGTGAGAGTTATCACCAGCAACTCATCATCGCGAACATCACCTGCAAAAAACATTGAGGCGTCACAAGCGCAGAACAGGCTGCTAGTCTGTGATGTTCTTGAAGAAG TTTCAGACAACTCAGATGGCACCAAACGTGCTTCAGCAATTAACAAAGCTGAAGCCGTAGAAAAGGATTCAGCATTGGATGTTAATAAGGTTCAGAGCACTTCCAAGAGTTCAGTTCCCCAACCAGCAACAAGCAACGCGAGCATGATACATCCAGTGAGACCTGTGGAAGAAGACAGTACTGAATGTGATAGTGGGCTTGACAATGCTAGTACTAGTAGCTTTGAGTTCCATGGAGGTGAGAAGACGTCGACACAGAATCCAGGAGTGGGGTATTTCTCTAGACAGGCTTCCTCGAAGTGGAATGATGCTGAGAAATGGATTGTGAACCGGCAGAATGTTAATCAGAACATCCCCAAGGGCACATCACAGAATCAGACCGTCCACCAGATGAATTCTGCTGCAGCCAGGGGCGTCATTGTGCCCAAAATTTCTGGTCGCCCTGTGCAGAAAATGAAGAGAGTGAATCCAACTCTGTCTGCTCCGCGCAGCATATTAGAGAGGTTATCTTTTGCTTCGTATCAGCCAAAGCTGGTTAGGCATGCAGATGTCTGTCCAGTTAGTAGTTCTAGTGCTACCCCGGAGTATCACAAGGCAACTGATACTGGTTCATCAATAGAAGTGAAGCCCTGCAATGACCCGAAAG CTATTCCAACAGTTCAGTCAGTGTCCCTGAGAGATGTTGGCACAGAAATGACTCCAATACCTAGTCAGGAACCGTCAAGGACTGGAACTCCACTCGGGTCAATGACACCAACTAGAAGCCCTAATTGTTCAATACCATCAACTCCTGTAGGAGGGAGGTCAGTAGCATCACCTGGAGAAGAAAACACAGATGATGGGCCCTATTTCAACAGAAAAGGTGTCACACATGGAAATGAATTGTCAGATACTGAAATGAGGCTCAAGACAAGGCAAGAAATTGCCGCTCTTGGTATACAGCTAGGAAAGATGAACATTGCTACATGGGCCAGCAAAGAAGAGCTAGAACTAGTCTCTGCAGCACCGAGCATTGCTGATTTGGAGCGGATGAAGAAGGAATATGCTGCCCGTGCTGCATCATATGAGGAGGCGGAAAATACTAAACATACAGCAAG ATTCAAAAAGGAAGAGGTGAAGATTGAGGCTTGGGAAAGTCGTCAAAGAGCAAAAATTGAATCCGAAATGAGAAAAATAGAG GAACATGCTGAGAGAATGAGAAGTGAGGCAATGGCGAAGATGGCTGAAAAGTTAGAGATGACACACCGCATTGCTGAAGTGAAACGAGCTTCAGCCAATGCCAAAATGAACCAGCAAGCAGCAATAGCAGTTC
- the LOC117865550 gene encoding uncharacterized protein isoform X1, which translates to MEYERIHQKAQAGALSPTKLRMKIMGAHNRVRVITSNSSSRTSPAKNIEASQAQNRLLVCDVLEEVSDNSDGTKRASAINKAEAVEKDSALDVNKVQSTSKSSVPQPATSNASMIHPVRPVEEDSTECDSGLDNASTSSFEFHGGEKTSTQNPGVGYFSRQASSKWNDAEKWIVNRQNVNQNIPKGTSQNQTVHQMNSAAARGVIVPKISGRPVQKMKRVNPTLSAPRSILERLSFASYQPKLVRHADVCPVSSSSATPEYHKATDTGSSIEVKPCNDPKAIPTVQSVSLRDVGTEMTPIPSQEPSRTGTPLGSMTPTRSPNCSIPSTPVGGRSVASPGEENTDDGPYFNRKGVTHGNELSDTEMRLKTRQEIAALGIQLGKMNIATWASKEELELVSAAPSIADLERMKKEYAARAASYEEAENTKHTARFKKEEVKIEAWESRQRAKIESEMRKIEEHAERMRSEAMAKMAEKLEMTHRIAEVKRASANAKMNQQAAIAVQKAEKIRQTGRVPRSNILCCSGCFCEP; encoded by the exons GCTGGTGCCCTTTCTCCAACAAAGCTaaggatgaagattatgggagCCCACAATCGAGTGAGAGTTATCACCAGCAACTCATCATCGCGAACATCACCTGCAAAAAACATTGAGGCGTCACAAGCGCAGAACAGGCTGCTAGTCTGTGATGTTCTTGAAGAAG TTTCAGACAACTCAGATGGCACCAAACGTGCTTCAGCAATTAACAAAGCTGAAGCCGTAGAAAAGGATTCAGCATTGGATGTTAATAAGGTTCAGAGCACTTCCAAGAGTTCAGTTCCCCAACCAGCAACAAGCAACGCGAGCATGATACATCCAGTGAGACCTGTGGAAGAAGACAGTACTGAATGTGATAGTGGGCTTGACAATGCTAGTACTAGTAGCTTTGAGTTCCATGGAGGTGAGAAGACGTCGACACAGAATCCAGGAGTGGGGTATTTCTCTAGACAGGCTTCCTCGAAGTGGAATGATGCTGAGAAATGGATTGTGAACCGGCAGAATGTTAATCAGAACATCCCCAAGGGCACATCACAGAATCAGACCGTCCACCAGATGAATTCTGCTGCAGCCAGGGGCGTCATTGTGCCCAAAATTTCTGGTCGCCCTGTGCAGAAAATGAAGAGAGTGAATCCAACTCTGTCTGCTCCGCGCAGCATATTAGAGAGGTTATCTTTTGCTTCGTATCAGCCAAAGCTGGTTAGGCATGCAGATGTCTGTCCAGTTAGTAGTTCTAGTGCTACCCCGGAGTATCACAAGGCAACTGATACTGGTTCATCAATAGAAGTGAAGCCCTGCAATGACCCGAAAG CTATTCCAACAGTTCAGTCAGTGTCCCTGAGAGATGTTGGCACAGAAATGACTCCAATACCTAGTCAGGAACCGTCAAGGACTGGAACTCCACTCGGGTCAATGACACCAACTAGAAGCCCTAATTGTTCAATACCATCAACTCCTGTAGGAGGGAGGTCAGTAGCATCACCTGGAGAAGAAAACACAGATGATGGGCCCTATTTCAACAGAAAAGGTGTCACACATGGAAATGAATTGTCAGATACTGAAATGAGGCTCAAGACAAGGCAAGAAATTGCCGCTCTTGGTATACAGCTAGGAAAGATGAACATTGCTACATGGGCCAGCAAAGAAGAGCTAGAACTAGTCTCTGCAGCACCGAGCATTGCTGATTTGGAGCGGATGAAGAAGGAATATGCTGCCCGTGCTGCATCATATGAGGAGGCGGAAAATACTAAACATACAGCAAG ATTCAAAAAGGAAGAGGTGAAGATTGAGGCTTGGGAAAGTCGTCAAAGAGCAAAAATTGAATCCGAAATGAGAAAAATAGAG GAACATGCTGAGAGAATGAGAAGTGAGGCAATGGCGAAGATGGCTGAAAAGTTAGAGATGACACACCGCATTGCTGAAGTGAAACGAGCTTCAGCCAATGCCAAAATGAACCAGCAAGCAGCAATAGCAGTTC